One part of the Acinetobacter sp. XS-4 genome encodes these proteins:
- the pepP gene encoding Xaa-Pro aminopeptidase, translating to MKLPQADFRHRRDRLAEKMGPNSIAIIATREEMYRNRDADYKFRADSSFFYLTGFAEPEAVAVIETFDDEDYSYSLFCRERNREMEIWNGFRAGVDGAVEDYDADEAYVIDLLDEEIIEKLLNKERLYYRIGHNAEFDARVSQWIKKADDEHRHESAPAQLLQLDRIVDEMRLVKSPQELELMQIAANISAEAHTRAMQTVHPEMMEYALEAELNYIFGKNGCVPSYNSIVGGGANACVLHYVENNKPLKDGDLVLIDAACEYEFYASDITRTFPVNGKFSAEQKALYEVVLAAQYAAIDAVRIGNSYREPHEVAVKILTEGLVNLGLLIGDVNELIETEAYRQFYMHGTGHWLGMDVHDVGSYKKGEDWRQYEEGMVITVEPGLYIAPDDETVDEKWRGIGIRIEDDVVATSKGPRVLTANVVKDIADIEHLMAQAKA from the coding sequence ATGAAATTGCCTCAAGCTGATTTTCGACATCGTAGAGACCGTCTGGCAGAAAAAATGGGTCCAAACAGCATTGCAATTATTGCAACGCGTGAGGAAATGTACCGTAATCGTGATGCGGACTATAAATTCCGTGCCGATAGTAGTTTTTTCTATTTGACGGGCTTTGCTGAGCCTGAGGCAGTTGCTGTCATTGAAACCTTCGACGATGAAGACTATAGCTATAGTCTTTTTTGCCGTGAACGTAATCGCGAGATGGAAATCTGGAATGGTTTCCGTGCCGGAGTTGATGGTGCAGTTGAAGACTATGATGCTGATGAAGCATATGTAATTGATTTACTTGATGAAGAAATTATTGAAAAATTATTAAATAAAGAGCGTCTTTATTATCGGATTGGGCACAATGCTGAGTTTGATGCGCGGGTCAGTCAGTGGATTAAAAAAGCAGATGACGAACACCGACATGAGAGTGCTCCAGCTCAATTGCTCCAGCTTGACCGTATTGTTGATGAAATGCGTTTAGTTAAGTCACCACAAGAACTTGAGCTGATGCAAATTGCTGCAAATATTAGTGCTGAAGCGCATACACGTGCGATGCAAACGGTACACCCAGAGATGATGGAATATGCTCTTGAAGCCGAACTCAATTATATTTTTGGGAAAAATGGCTGTGTTCCGTCTTATAACAGTATTGTTGGCGGTGGGGCTAATGCTTGTGTTTTACACTATGTTGAAAATAACAAGCCACTCAAAGATGGTGATTTAGTCTTAATTGATGCTGCATGCGAATATGAATTCTATGCTTCAGATATTACCCGTACTTTTCCGGTCAATGGTAAGTTTAGTGCTGAGCAAAAAGCATTATATGAAGTTGTATTGGCTGCCCAATATGCAGCGATTGACGCAGTGCGTATTGGCAATTCATACCGTGAGCCTCATGAAGTAGCAGTTAAAATTTTAACTGAAGGTCTAGTTAATTTAGGTTTGCTCATAGGTGATGTTAACGAACTCATCGAAACCGAAGCATACCGTCAGTTTTATATGCATGGCACAGGTCATTGGCTAGGAATGGATGTACACGATGTCGGGTCTTACAAAAAAGGTGAAGACTGGCGTCAATATGAAGAGGGTATGGTCATTACAGTTGAACCTGGTTTATACATCGCACCAGATGATGAAACTGTAGATGAAAAATGGCGTGGTATTGGTATTCGTATTGAAGATGATGTGGTCGCAACCTCGAAAGGACCACGAGTTTTAACTGCTAATGTGGTTAAAGATATTGCAGATATTGAACATTTAATGGCGCAAGCTAAAGCATAA
- a CDS encoding Cd(II)/Pb(II)-responsive transcriptional regulator — MSLSIGQLSKKADVPIDTIRYYEKVGVLDRIQRSENNYRVYTEQTLNDLLFIKHCRELDISLSDIKTLKEMKAQPKQACTKIDNLVDKYLSEVSEKIERLLLLKESLIDLKQHCSTNRTVDECGILKELQSSP; from the coding sequence ATGAGTCTTTCTATTGGTCAATTATCAAAAAAAGCGGATGTTCCAATTGATACGATCCGTTATTACGAAAAAGTAGGTGTTCTTGATCGTATCCAACGTTCAGAAAATAATTATCGTGTTTATACCGAGCAAACGCTGAACGACCTATTGTTTATTAAACATTGCCGCGAATTAGATATTTCACTCAGTGATATTAAAACGTTAAAAGAAATGAAAGCTCAGCCTAAACAGGCATGTACAAAAATTGATAACCTAGTAGATAAATATTTAAGTGAAGTATCTGAAAAAATTGAACGGTTATTACTTTTAAAAGAATCTTTAATTGATTTAAAACAGCACTGTTCTACCAATCGAACAGTAGATGAATGTGGGATTTTAAAAGAATTACAAAGCTCTCCTTAA
- a CDS encoding UPF0149 family protein, with amino-acid sequence MQDDISGWTDWNAHFEGIEEISSPSELHGLLTGIVCVTEAPTREEWSQILTTLNVPELSEDALTLLTDEAEDVIHALSEDELDYLPMLPDDDHLLQERVQALSDWCAGVVLGFGLASGHIRPDELELIENLQDIAAVEFEDSDNDEEGESSYEELYEFVRLIPVSLSIGRKKITVTESSLLKNFHTKSKSAAVGTEQNIVEMFTPHRPS; translated from the coding sequence ATGCAAGACGATATTTCAGGCTGGACAGATTGGAACGCTCATTTTGAAGGAATTGAAGAAATTTCAAGCCCTAGTGAGTTACATGGTCTATTAACAGGTATTGTTTGTGTGACAGAAGCGCCAACGCGTGAAGAATGGTCACAAATTTTAACAACCCTTAATGTGCCAGAGTTAAGTGAAGATGCTCTAACGCTTTTAACTGATGAAGCAGAAGACGTTATTCATGCTTTATCTGAAGACGAATTAGATTATTTACCTATGCTTCCTGACGATGACCACCTACTTCAAGAGCGTGTACAAGCTTTATCAGATTGGTGTGCAGGCGTTGTATTAGGTTTTGGATTGGCATCGGGTCATATTCGTCCTGATGAACTTGAGTTGATTGAGAACCTTCAAGATATTGCAGCAGTTGAATTTGAAGACTCTGATAATGATGAAGAAGGCGAAAGCAGTTACGAAGAGTTGTATGAATTTGTACGCTTAATTCCTGTAAGTTTGTCTATTGGCAGAAAAAAAATTACTGTGACTGAAAGCTCTTTATTGAAAAACTTTCATACGAAAAGTAAATCTGCTGCTGTAGGCACAGAACAAAATATTGTAGAAATGTTTACTCCACATCGCCCAAGCTAA
- a CDS encoding cation diffusion facilitator family transporter, with amino-acid sequence MAGCGCASTCSPSKKVSPRFRKALWIALVINALMFVVEILGGYKAQSVSLWADALDFAGDAANYALSLVVLSMSLYWRATAALLKGITMTAFGVFVIAKVVWSYFHGVPPEPMVMGAIGVMALIANVSVALMLYAYRDGDANMRSVWLCSRNDSIANIAVILAAVGVFGTGSVFPDLFVAFVIAYLGVSSGYAVIKQSQQERKQSKLVLGSQA; translated from the coding sequence ATGGCTGGATGTGGTTGTGCTTCAACATGTTCTCCTTCAAAGAAAGTGAGTCCACGTTTTAGAAAAGCGTTATGGATTGCACTTGTGATCAATGCTTTGATGTTTGTGGTAGAAATATTGGGCGGTTATAAAGCTCAATCTGTTTCACTATGGGCTGATGCATTGGATTTTGCCGGAGATGCAGCAAATTATGCATTATCTTTAGTTGTGCTTTCGATGAGTTTATATTGGCGCGCAACAGCTGCATTACTTAAAGGAATAACGATGACAGCTTTCGGTGTTTTTGTTATTGCGAAAGTCGTTTGGTCGTATTTTCATGGTGTTCCACCTGAACCAATGGTGATGGGAGCAATTGGTGTGATGGCTTTAATTGCTAACGTTTCAGTCGCGCTTATGCTCTATGCGTACCGTGACGGAGATGCCAATATGCGTTCTGTCTGGTTGTGCAGTAGAAATGATTCTATTGCCAATATTGCTGTGATTTTAGCGGCAGTGGGAGTGTTTGGAACAGGGAGCGTATTTCCAGATTTATTTGTTGCCTTTGTAATTGCTTACTTAGGTGTGTCCTCTGGTTATGCTGTTATAAAACAGTCACAGCAAGAAAGAAAACAGTCAAAGCTAGTGTTGGGTTCTCAAGCATAA
- a CDS encoding 5-formyltetrahydrofolate cyclo-ligase: MNELSFIRKNLRSKRRSLTPLEQKKAQLNVLHHLNSLAIFHSSKKIGLYLHAFGEVHTDLLIKLCFQKNKQVYLPMICSMNQRLVWVKISRNQYLNRRFSHHPLGMKEPMATRGKHVSKLDLLLMPLLACDQYGTRIGMGGGYYDRTLASAKHKPYRLGLAHQFQFIEHTLKRQSWDQPLDALLTPQHIYYFKR; this comes from the coding sequence ATGAATGAACTTAGTTTTATTAGAAAAAATTTAAGATCTAAAAGACGCTCTTTAACCCCATTGGAGCAAAAAAAAGCTCAGCTTAATGTTCTCCATCATTTAAACAGTCTTGCTATTTTTCATTCATCAAAAAAAATTGGTTTATATTTACATGCCTTCGGAGAAGTTCATACAGATCTTCTCATAAAGTTATGTTTTCAAAAAAATAAACAAGTTTATTTACCTATGATTTGTTCTATGAATCAACGTTTAGTTTGGGTAAAAATATCTAGAAACCAATATTTAAATCGGCGTTTTTCGCATCATCCCTTGGGTATGAAAGAACCTATGGCAACAAGAGGAAAACATGTATCAAAACTTGATTTACTGTTAATGCCACTTTTAGCTTGTGATCAATACGGTACACGTATTGGTATGGGAGGCGGCTATTATGACCGTACATTGGCAAGTGCAAAACATAAACCTTACCGCTTAGGACTGGCTCATCAATTTCAATTTATTGAGCATACTTTAAAACGTCAAAGTTGGGATCAACCCTTAGATGCTTTACTCACCCCTCAACATATTTATTATTTTAAAAGATAA
- a CDS encoding FAD-dependent monooxygenase, with amino-acid sequence MSEVLDVVIVGGGLVGGLTALLLAQGGVQPTVLDAAPVLDVEKTLSVMNPRVLALSQATIHLLKTVNVWGDLARQMPYTGMQVWNLNGYGEINFGQESQQKPMSEQALGSMVEPSVLNVAIQQKMLQQLTDYRTQVRVTRIEQGVGCWHIQLADGTTLKTKLLIGADGANSFVREQAFIDLDVLDYKQAAISCAIRTAKPHHYVARQIFLPTGPLAYLPMASLEETENGYWQSIVWTLPDDYADEYSALNDTAFMQLLTQESQHMLGEVLEVRSRAQFPLKARAAKQYVKAGLALIGDAAHVIHPLAGQGVNIGCLDAAVLCDVLLHDLKRGVWAHEQTLMRYEHRRKGQNDAMMHSMSAIGWLERSELFPVVWARNMGLKQVELTSVLKDRFMQQANGLGALQSTRYRQ; translated from the coding sequence ATGAGTGAAGTGTTGGATGTCGTCATTGTTGGTGGTGGATTGGTTGGTGGTTTAACTGCTTTATTACTTGCGCAAGGTGGGGTGCAACCCACAGTGCTTGATGCGGCTCCTGTACTTGATGTTGAGAAAACATTAAGCGTGATGAATCCACGTGTTTTAGCACTTAGTCAAGCGACCATTCATTTGCTTAAAACGGTAAATGTTTGGGGTGATCTTGCCCGTCAAATGCCCTATACAGGCATGCAGGTCTGGAATCTTAATGGCTACGGTGAAATTAACTTTGGCCAAGAGTCACAACAAAAACCGATGTCAGAGCAAGCCTTGGGTTCTATGGTGGAGCCAAGTGTACTGAATGTCGCTATTCAGCAAAAAATGTTGCAGCAGCTTACAGATTACCGTACTCAAGTGCGTGTTACGCGTATTGAGCAAGGTGTTGGATGTTGGCATATTCAATTAGCAGACGGTACTACGCTTAAAACTAAACTGCTTATTGGTGCAGATGGTGCAAATTCATTTGTACGTGAACAGGCTTTTATTGATCTCGACGTACTAGATTACAAACAAGCAGCTATTAGCTGTGCAATTAGAACAGCAAAGCCCCATCATTATGTTGCCCGCCAAATTTTCTTACCTACCGGACCATTGGCATATTTACCAATGGCAAGTCTTGAAGAAACTGAAAATGGATACTGGCAATCGATTGTCTGGACGCTACCAGATGATTATGCCGATGAATATTCAGCTTTAAACGATACTGCGTTTATGCAGCTTTTAACTCAAGAAAGCCAACACATGTTAGGTGAGGTGTTAGAGGTTCGTTCAAGAGCACAATTTCCACTCAAAGCTCGTGCTGCAAAACAATACGTAAAAGCAGGATTGGCTTTGATTGGTGATGCAGCACATGTGATTCATCCACTTGCTGGGCAAGGGGTAAATATTGGCTGTCTTGATGCGGCAGTGCTGTGCGATGTGTTGCTTCACGATTTAAAACGTGGTGTATGGGCACATGAGCAAACTTTAATGCGCTATGAGCATCGCCGCAAAGGTCAGAATGATGCAATGATGCATAGCATGTCGGCAATTGGTTGGCTTGAAAGAAGTGAGCTATTTCCAGTCGTGTGGGCTCGTAATATGGGTCTTAAGCAAGTTGAGCTGACTTCGGTTTTAAAAGACCGATTTATGCAACAAGCAAATGGTTTAGGGGCTTTACAAAGTACCCGCTATAGGCAGTAA
- a CDS encoding LysE/ArgO family amino acid transporter, with protein MFSLSIFFKGFGIGSGLIVAIGAQNAFVLKQGLKQQYVFWLCLICALSDSILIAFGVLGFAEIMTASPILITVAKYLGATFLFVYGAKAFYAALKTTQSMELDSSQKQTLTQALVTCLAFTWLNPHVYLDTIVLIGSVATQLEDKISFALGSIVASWIFFFSLGYGARLLKPLFINPKAWKVLDFIIGCVMWSIAISLLI; from the coding sequence ATGTTCTCTCTTAGTATATTTTTTAAAGGTTTCGGTATTGGTAGCGGGCTTATTGTAGCAATTGGAGCACAAAATGCTTTTGTTCTAAAACAAGGTCTTAAACAGCAATATGTATTTTGGCTATGTTTAATTTGCGCCCTGTCCGACTCGATTCTAATCGCTTTTGGTGTATTAGGTTTTGCCGAAATCATGACAGCATCACCCATCTTAATTACGGTCGCTAAATATTTAGGAGCAACGTTCTTATTCGTCTACGGTGCGAAAGCATTCTATGCAGCCTTAAAAACCACCCAGAGTATGGAGCTTGATAGTAGTCAGAAACAGACTTTAACCCAAGCATTAGTGACCTGTCTTGCCTTTACATGGCTTAACCCACATGTCTATTTGGATACCATTGTTCTAATTGGTTCAGTTGCAACTCAACTGGAAGACAAAATTAGTTTTGCTTTGGGCAGCATTGTTGCCTCTTGGATTTTCTTTTTTAGTTTGGGCTATGGTGCAAGGTTATTAAAACCATTATTTATCAACCCTAAAGCATGGAAAGTCTTAGATTTCATTATTGGCTGCGTTATGTGGAGTATTGCAATATCGCTTCTCATCTAA
- the ubiH gene encoding 2-octaprenyl-6-methoxyphenyl hydroxylase, with amino-acid sequence MQQQVIIVGGGMVGLSLSLMLAKANIAVKLLEAVKYPNYDDQNVAPYHSSFDARNTALSRRSVQIYQKLGLWDALQQHATPILQVHITEQGSFGKARLIAEQEKVESFGQVIENAWLGRVLLTQVRQQPLIELIDGVQVTALTQDAEQVHIEALRGEETLKLESKLLIAADGRDSFCRQAIGVGVDVHDYDQVAIVTTVQTSKPHEHVGFERFSALGPLALLPLPGEYRRSVVWPVKKGTENEWLGDENDQHFLSALQQTYGDRAGKFEKTGKRFSYPLSQVLAHKQAVGRVILMGNAAHTIHPVAGQGFNLCLRDADVLVRYLVNQLTTSNDLGNPDNLLAYEQARLSDQQRVIKFCDTVVRGFSNQNPLLKLIRNTGLIAFDVIPGIKPLVANYAMGLKA; translated from the coding sequence ATGCAACAACAAGTGATTATTGTAGGTGGGGGAATGGTGGGTTTGAGCCTTTCACTCATGCTCGCGAAGGCTAATATTGCGGTAAAGCTATTAGAAGCTGTGAAATACCCAAACTATGATGATCAAAATGTTGCTCCTTACCATTCGAGTTTTGATGCGCGTAATACGGCTTTATCGCGTCGTAGCGTACAGATTTATCAGAAGCTAGGGTTATGGGATGCATTACAGCAACATGCGACCCCAATTTTGCAAGTCCACATTACTGAGCAAGGCAGTTTTGGTAAAGCACGTTTAATTGCAGAACAAGAGAAAGTCGAAAGCTTTGGGCAGGTAATTGAAAATGCTTGGCTTGGTCGTGTGCTGTTAACTCAAGTGCGCCAGCAACCTTTGATTGAGCTAATTGATGGCGTACAGGTTACGGCCTTAACTCAAGATGCCGAACAAGTACATATTGAAGCTTTACGTGGTGAGGAAACCTTAAAACTTGAGTCAAAACTATTAATTGCGGCTGATGGACGCGATTCTTTTTGTCGTCAGGCAATTGGCGTGGGTGTGGATGTTCATGATTATGATCAGGTTGCGATTGTGACTACGGTTCAGACATCCAAGCCACATGAGCATGTAGGTTTTGAACGGTTTAGTGCATTGGGTCCTTTAGCTTTATTACCTTTACCCGGTGAGTACCGCCGCTCAGTGGTATGGCCTGTTAAAAAAGGCACCGAAAATGAATGGCTAGGTGATGAAAATGACCAGCACTTTTTAAGTGCCTTGCAACAAACTTACGGTGACCGAGCAGGTAAGTTTGAAAAAACGGGTAAACGTTTTAGCTATCCTCTTTCGCAAGTGCTTGCACATAAACAAGCTGTTGGTCGCGTTATTTTAATGGGTAATGCCGCACATACAATTCATCCAGTTGCAGGGCAAGGTTTTAATTTATGCTTACGTGATGCAGATGTTTTAGTGCGTTATTTAGTGAACCAATTAACCACTTCTAATGATTTAGGTAACCCTGATAACTTACTTGCCTATGAGCAAGCTCGTTTATCAGATCAGCAGCGCGTGATTAAGTTCTGTGACACTGTAGTTCGTGGTTTTAGTAACCAAAACCCATTATTAAAATTAATTCGTAATACAGGATTAATTGCATTTGATGTCATTCCGGGTATAAAACCATTGGTGGCTAACTATGCAATGGGGTTAAAAGCATGA
- the lon gene encoding endopeptidase La, translating into MSELIMNEKTDLEPQVPSVLPLLALRDVVVYPHMQIALFVGREKSINAVDVARNSDNLVFVVAQKDSLTEDIDHDNLYQYGTVAKIVQVVNHENDENCIKVLIEGLQRSKLEKIIDEDSHLTAEHSLSPMTINVDKATQETRLQELRNLFAQYAEAKLRNARELVAAANKIEDLLQLMFFVATRVPLNIEIKQKFLEHDEFEAHLQELMSYLVNQSAEQQIEQTLHDSVKRQMEKNQREYFLNEKMKVIQRELSDMNGGAEDDVAEIEKRLAEADLPEHVRKKAEAEFRKLKAMQPASSEAAVVRNYLEVILDTPWNKASKVSINLAKAQEILDTDHYGLDDVKDRIVEYLAVQSRVKKLKGPILCLVGPPGVGKTSLGESVAKATGREFVRMALGGVRDEAEIRGHRRTYIGAMPGKIVQSLTKVGVKNPLFLLDEIDKMAQDYRGDPASALLEVLDPSQNSKFNDHYLDLDLDLSEVMFICTANSMNIPEALLDRMEVIRLPGYTEDEKVNIAERYLVPKAIKNNGLRAKELTIHEEAIRDIVQRYTREAGVRSLEREVSKIARKVVKEAVSKKSKNLQLDVTSANLPEYLGPHKFDFGIAEEEAQVGRVNGLAWTSVGGELLTIEVAAVKGKGKFITTGSLGDVMKESITTAMTLVRTRADELGIEASRFEETDVHVHLPEGATPKDGPSAGLALTTALVSAFTGIAIRPDIAMTGETSLGGRAMRIGGLKEKLLAAHRGGIKLVFIPQDNVRDLAEIPANVKEGLEIKAVKSIDDILPLALVSMPKPLPKTPIVKPVEGSKAARH; encoded by the coding sequence ATGTCTGAACTTATTATGAATGAAAAAACTGACTTAGAGCCTCAGGTTCCAAGTGTATTACCACTTTTAGCGTTACGTGATGTAGTGGTCTACCCACACATGCAAATTGCGTTATTCGTGGGTCGTGAAAAATCGATCAATGCAGTTGATGTGGCTCGTAACAGTGACAATTTAGTATTTGTAGTTGCGCAAAAAGATTCGCTTACAGAAGATATTGATCACGATAACCTTTATCAGTACGGAACTGTCGCTAAGATTGTTCAGGTCGTAAATCATGAGAATGATGAAAACTGTATCAAAGTACTGATTGAAGGGTTACAGCGCTCTAAGCTTGAAAAAATTATCGATGAAGATAGCCATTTGACTGCTGAACATAGCTTAAGTCCAATGACAATTAACGTAGATAAAGCTACTCAAGAGACTCGTTTACAAGAGCTGCGTAATTTATTTGCTCAATATGCTGAAGCAAAATTACGTAATGCACGTGAACTCGTTGCAGCTGCTAATAAAATTGAAGACTTGCTACAGCTTATGTTCTTCGTGGCAACACGTGTACCTCTAAATATTGAAATTAAACAGAAGTTTTTAGAGCACGATGAATTTGAAGCACATTTGCAAGAGCTTATGAGCTACTTGGTAAATCAATCTGCCGAACAGCAAATTGAACAAACTTTGCATGACAGCGTAAAACGCCAAATGGAAAAAAACCAACGTGAATACTTTCTAAATGAAAAAATGAAAGTCATTCAACGTGAACTTTCTGACATGAATGGTGGCGCTGAAGATGACGTTGCTGAAATAGAAAAACGTCTTGCTGAAGCTGATTTACCTGAACACGTACGTAAAAAAGCTGAAGCTGAGTTCCGTAAGCTTAAAGCAATGCAACCTGCATCTAGTGAAGCAGCTGTTGTACGTAACTATCTAGAAGTAATTTTAGATACACCGTGGAATAAGGCGAGCAAAGTCAGCATTAACCTTGCGAAAGCTCAAGAGATTCTTGATACAGATCACTACGGCTTAGATGACGTTAAAGATCGTATTGTTGAATACTTAGCTGTTCAGTCTCGTGTTAAAAAACTCAAAGGTCCGATCCTATGTCTAGTAGGTCCTCCTGGTGTAGGTAAAACTTCGCTTGGTGAGTCAGTTGCGAAAGCAACCGGTCGTGAGTTCGTTCGTATGGCACTTGGTGGCGTACGTGACGAAGCTGAAATTCGTGGTCACCGTCGTACTTATATTGGTGCGATGCCAGGTAAAATCGTGCAGTCTTTAACAAAAGTTGGCGTAAAGAACCCATTGTTCTTACTCGACGAAATTGACAAGATGGCGCAAGACTACCGTGGCGATCCTGCTTCTGCATTGCTTGAAGTATTAGATCCATCACAAAACAGTAAGTTCAACGATCACTATTTAGATCTTGATCTTGACCTATCTGAAGTGATGTTCATCTGTACTGCAAACAGCATGAATATTCCTGAGGCATTACTTGACCGTATGGAAGTTATTCGTCTACCGGGCTATACCGAAGATGAAAAAGTTAATATTGCTGAACGTTACCTTGTTCCAAAAGCGATTAAGAACAACGGTCTACGTGCTAAAGAGTTAACAATTCATGAAGAAGCGATTCGTGATATTGTTCAGCGCTATACACGTGAAGCTGGTGTACGTAGTTTAGAACGTGAAGTGTCTAAAATTGCGCGTAAAGTGGTAAAAGAAGCAGTAAGTAAAAAGTCTAAAAACTTACAACTTGATGTAACTTCTGCCAACCTTCCAGAATACTTAGGTCCACATAAGTTTGACTTCGGTATTGCAGAAGAAGAAGCGCAAGTAGGTCGCGTAAATGGTCTAGCTTGGACATCTGTAGGTGGTGAGTTACTTACCATTGAAGTTGCAGCGGTAAAAGGTAAAGGTAAATTCATTACAACCGGTTCACTTGGTGATGTAATGAAAGAGTCTATTACCACAGCAATGACTTTAGTACGTACACGTGCCGATGAGCTAGGTATTGAAGCTTCTCGTTTTGAAGAAACGGATGTACACGTTCACTTACCAGAAGGTGCAACACCAAAAGATGGCCCATCTGCTGGTTTAGCATTAACAACTGCCCTTGTATCAGCATTTACAGGTATTGCAATTCGTCCGGATATTGCAATGACTGGTGAAACAAGTTTAGGTGGTCGTGCAATGCGTATTGGTGGCTTAAAAGAAAAACTTCTTGCAGCACACCGCGGTGGAATCAAACTTGTATTTATTCCACAAGATAACGTTCGTGATTTGGCAGAAATTCCAGCCAATGTTAAAGAAGGTTTAGAAATCAAAGCTGTGAAAAGTATTGATGACATCTTGCCTTTAGCATTAGTTTCGATGCCAAAACCTTTACCTAAAACACCGATTGTAAAACCGGTGGAAGGCTCAAAAGCAGCACGTCACTAA
- the rlmH gene encoding 23S rRNA (pseudouridine(1915)-N(3))-methyltransferase RlmH → MKIRILTIGQKMPAWVLTGFEDYFKRIQPFVQTQVIELPMAKRGKNDSEADILKYCQIEGESILNALKPNETLIALEVGGRELSTEKLADTMKQWMLEGNDVVLAIGGPDGLSDQVRKAAAWHWSLSKLTMPHPLVRVLLIEQLYRAMTINHNHPYHRA, encoded by the coding sequence ATGAAAATTCGTATTCTGACCATTGGTCAAAAAATGCCTGCTTGGGTTCTCACTGGTTTTGAAGATTATTTCAAACGCATCCAACCTTTTGTGCAAACCCAAGTCATTGAACTACCTATGGCCAAACGTGGTAAGAATGATTCAGAAGCAGATATTTTAAAATATTGCCAAATTGAAGGCGAAAGTATTTTAAATGCTTTAAAACCGAATGAAACTTTAATTGCCCTAGAAGTCGGTGGTCGAGAACTCAGCACAGAAAAGCTGGCTGACACGATGAAACAGTGGATGCTTGAAGGCAATGATGTAGTACTCGCGATTGGTGGCCCAGATGGCTTATCAGATCAAGTACGCAAAGCTGCCGCATGGCATTGGTCACTCTCAAAACTCACAATGCCTCATCCTTTGGTACGTGTTTTATTAATTGAGCAACTATATCGGGCGATGACTATTAATCATAATCATCCCTATCACCGTGCATAA
- a CDS encoding cell division protein ZapA, producing MSEQVMVELRLIEQTFRLATTLDKKDELERAADLLNEKFNEMRRSAPRVEHNKLVIMVALQLTQEVLSLNKSLQEYTHCERLLQTILDDVEQIV from the coding sequence ATGAGTGAACAAGTCATGGTAGAGCTTAGGCTGATTGAGCAGACCTTTAGACTCGCGACTACTTTAGATAAAAAAGATGAACTTGAACGTGCCGCAGACCTTCTCAATGAGAAATTTAATGAGATGCGTCGTAGTGCACCACGTGTTGAGCACAATAAACTGGTCATTATGGTTGCTCTACAATTGACTCAAGAAGTACTGAGCCTTAATAAGTCTTTGCAAGAATACACTCACTGTGAACGCTTACTGCAAACAATATTGGATGATGTTGAACAAATTGTTTAA